From the genome of Pelomonas sp. SE-A7, one region includes:
- the maiA gene encoding maleylacetoacetate isomerase — MELFNYFRSSASYRVRIALALKGLDYDYKAVHLARNEQFHESYAAVASSRLVPLLKDGEQVITQSMAIIEYLDETHPEPPLLPRDAAARARVRALAQDIACEIHPLNNLRVLRYLVKEMGLSEDAKTRWYKHWVESGLEVVEQRLQRDGIAGRFCHGDTPGLADCVLVPQIFNAQRFDCRLDHVPAVMKVFEACMALEAFSKTQPSACPDAE; from the coding sequence ATGGAACTCTTCAACTATTTCCGCTCCTCGGCCTCCTACCGCGTGCGCATCGCGCTGGCGCTCAAGGGCCTGGACTACGACTACAAGGCCGTCCATCTCGCCAGGAACGAGCAGTTCCACGAGAGTTACGCGGCCGTGGCCAGCTCGCGCCTGGTGCCGCTGCTGAAGGACGGCGAGCAGGTGATCACCCAGTCCATGGCCATCATCGAGTACCTGGACGAAACCCATCCCGAGCCGCCGCTGCTGCCGCGCGATGCCGCCGCCCGGGCGCGGGTGCGAGCCCTGGCCCAGGACATCGCCTGCGAGATCCATCCGCTCAACAACCTGCGCGTGCTGCGCTACCTGGTCAAGGAAATGGGCCTGAGCGAGGACGCCAAGACCCGCTGGTACAAGCATTGGGTGGAGAGCGGCCTGGAGGTGGTGGAGCAGCGCCTGCAGCGCGACGGGATCGCCGGCCGCTTCTGCCATGGCGACACGCCGGGCCTGGCCGACTGTGTGCTGGTGCCGCAGATCTTCAACGCGCAGCGATTTGATTGCCGGCTCGACCATGTGCCGGCGGTGATGAAGGTGTTCGAGGCCTGCATGGCGCTCGAGGCCTTCAGCAAGACCCAGCCTTCGGCTTGTCCGGACGCGGAGTGA
- a CDS encoding NUDIX hydrolase: MFHARRYKHCPSCGGPVEYRVPADDNRERATCLNCGSIHYENPINVVGTLPVWGEGEATQVLLCKRAIEPRYGLWTLPAGFLELGETAAQGAQRETDEEAGARIELGPLYCLLNVVQVGQIHLFYSARLLSTEFNPGPETLEARLFHEHELPWDQLAFRTVRRTLQHFFEDRRLGRPPALHSGDIG, encoded by the coding sequence ATGTTCCATGCGCGTCGCTACAAGCACTGCCCGAGCTGCGGCGGCCCGGTCGAATACCGGGTGCCGGCCGACGACAACCGCGAGCGCGCCACCTGCCTGAACTGCGGCAGCATCCACTACGAGAACCCGATCAACGTGGTCGGCACCCTGCCGGTCTGGGGCGAGGGCGAGGCGACCCAGGTGCTGCTTTGCAAGCGCGCCATCGAGCCGCGCTACGGCCTCTGGACCCTGCCGGCCGGCTTCCTGGAACTGGGCGAGACCGCCGCCCAGGGCGCGCAGCGCGAGACCGACGAAGAGGCCGGCGCGCGCATCGAGCTGGGCCCGCTGTACTGCCTGCTCAACGTGGTCCAGGTCGGCCAGATCCATCTGTTCTATTCGGCCCGGCTGCTGTCCACCGAATTCAATCCGGGCCCGGAGACGCTGGAGGCGCGGCTGTTCCACGAGCATGAGCTGCCCTGGGATCAGCTCGCCTTCCGCACCGTGCGCCGGACGCTGCAGCATTTCTTCGAAGACCGCCGGCTTGGCCGGCCGCCTGCGCTGCACAGCGGCGACATAGGCTGA
- a CDS encoding proline iminopeptidase-family hydrolase has protein sequence MRSLVLALCCSLFLAACSPSTSTAPPPPAPVAPEPPSPPSAYFDTAGRDDVLAGGVRQISIDTPKGKFKVWTKRVGNNPKIKVLLLHGGPGATHEYFEAFDSFFPKEGIEYYYYDQLGSAFSDQPKDGSLWDLPRFVEEVEQVRQALKLDNSNFYLLGHSWGGLLAIEYALKYQQNLKGLVISNMMASIPAYVSYAEKVLMPAMDQKVLAEILALEKKKAFDSPRYMELLVPHYYVHHILRMPAEQWPDPVNRAFARLNKDVYIPMQGPSEMSASGKLEKWDRVADLGKITVPTLTIGGQHDTMDPKHMEMMAGKLAKGRYLFCAQGSHMSMYDDQQTYFKGLVKFLREVDAGKV, from the coding sequence ATGAGAAGTCTCGTTCTTGCGCTTTGCTGTTCCCTGTTCCTGGCGGCCTGCTCGCCCTCGACCTCGACGGCACCGCCTCCGCCCGCACCGGTGGCACCGGAACCGCCCAGCCCGCCGTCGGCCTATTTCGACACCGCCGGCCGCGACGACGTGCTGGCCGGCGGCGTCCGCCAGATCAGCATCGACACGCCCAAGGGCAAGTTCAAGGTCTGGACCAAGCGTGTCGGCAACAACCCCAAGATCAAGGTGCTGCTGCTGCACGGCGGCCCCGGTGCCACGCACGAATACTTCGAGGCCTTCGACAGCTTTTTCCCGAAGGAAGGCATCGAGTACTACTACTACGACCAGCTGGGCTCGGCCTTCAGCGACCAGCCCAAGGACGGCAGCCTGTGGGACTTGCCGCGCTTCGTCGAGGAGGTGGAGCAGGTGCGCCAGGCCCTGAAGCTGGACAACAGCAACTTCTACCTGCTCGGCCATTCCTGGGGCGGCCTGCTGGCCATCGAATACGCGCTCAAGTACCAGCAGAACCTCAAGGGCCTGGTGATCTCCAACATGATGGCCAGCATCCCGGCCTACGTCAGCTATGCCGAGAAGGTGCTGATGCCGGCCATGGACCAGAAGGTGCTGGCGGAGATCCTGGCGCTTGAGAAGAAGAAGGCCTTCGACAGCCCGCGCTACATGGAGCTGCTGGTGCCGCACTACTACGTGCACCACATCCTGCGCATGCCGGCCGAGCAGTGGCCCGATCCGGTCAACCGCGCCTTCGCCCGGCTGAACAAGGACGTCTACATCCCCATGCAGGGGCCCAGCGAGATGAGCGCCAGCGGCAAGCTGGAGAAATGGGACCGCGTGGCCGACCTCGGCAAGATCACGGTGCCCACGCTGACCATAGGCGGCCAGCACGACACCATGGACCCCAAGCACATGGAGATGATGGCGGGCAAGCTGGCCAAGGGCCGTTACCTCTTCTGCGCCCAGGGCTCGCACATGTCCATGTACGACGACCAGCAGACCTACTTCAAGGGCCTGGTCAAGTTCCTCCGCGAGGTGGATGCGGGCAAGGTCTGA
- a CDS encoding LapD/MoxY N-terminal periplasmic domain-containing protein, whose amino-acid sequence MSLIRQMWMLLVAVLLVALLGSVALSTASLRELLQTQLQLKNSDNAQSLALALSQQQGDPALMELAISAQFDTGHYQRVLLRKPDGSVQLERSAPGKASQAPAWFVALAPITAAAGVAQVSNGWNAIGTVEVLSHSSYVHDELWRSSLRTALLLAALAAVAVVLALAVLRRIRRPLDLAVAQAQSVVDGQFATVAEPSVPELRRLAQAMNAMVLRVKSLFEGQAEQLDVLRRQAHCDSLTGLSHRSHFMAELESALARDEGPVAAGLVLLRVRELGQLNERLGHKPVDQALLAIAHAIGAYPERVPGCLVGRLNGSDFALWLPAAGVAQDCAQALAEGLKASLPAFGNGIQVALGAAELPRARGSSAWFAAADAALARAEAQSGFAVESSTEHLPESMLQGERAWRQQIADALQGRRARLQEFPVLDRHGALLHLECPLQLQLDPTAGFEPAARWLPLATRSRLTADVDLLAVSLALEAIARDGMLRCVNLAPASLQDGSFIARLRELVLQAPSAARKLGVELGESAAVQQFELLQELGRQLRPLGVKLGLEHCGAGLTQVERLYQAGLDFVKLDISVLAGVSDDAARAAFVRGMVIMLRSLVLKVYGEGLQQAMDVQALWDCELDGVTGPWATAQARESRESP is encoded by the coding sequence ATGTCGCTGATACGCCAGATGTGGATGCTGCTGGTGGCCGTGCTGCTGGTGGCCTTGCTGGGCAGCGTGGCGCTGTCCACCGCCTCGCTGCGCGAGCTGCTGCAGACTCAGCTGCAATTGAAGAACAGCGACAACGCGCAATCGCTGGCGCTCGCGCTTTCGCAGCAGCAGGGCGACCCGGCCCTGATGGAACTGGCGATCTCGGCCCAGTTCGACACCGGCCATTACCAGCGCGTGCTGTTGCGCAAGCCCGATGGTTCGGTGCAACTGGAGCGCAGCGCGCCCGGCAAGGCCAGCCAGGCGCCGGCCTGGTTCGTGGCCCTGGCGCCGATCACGGCCGCGGCCGGCGTGGCTCAGGTCAGCAATGGCTGGAACGCCATCGGCACGGTCGAGGTGCTGAGCCATTCCTCCTACGTCCATGACGAGCTGTGGCGCAGCAGCCTGCGCACCGCCCTGCTGCTGGCCGCGCTGGCCGCCGTGGCCGTGGTGCTGGCGCTGGCCGTGCTGCGCCGCATTCGCCGGCCGCTGGACCTGGCCGTGGCCCAGGCGCAGTCGGTGGTCGATGGCCAGTTCGCCACCGTGGCCGAACCCAGCGTGCCCGAACTCAGGCGCCTGGCCCAGGCCATGAATGCCATGGTGCTGCGGGTCAAGTCGCTGTTCGAAGGCCAGGCCGAGCAGCTCGATGTGCTGCGCCGCCAGGCCCATTGCGACTCGCTGACGGGCCTGTCGCACCGTTCGCATTTCATGGCCGAGCTGGAATCGGCCCTGGCCCGCGACGAAGGCCCGGTGGCGGCCGGCCTGGTGCTGCTGCGGGTGCGCGAGCTGGGCCAGCTCAACGAGCGGCTGGGCCACAAGCCGGTGGACCAGGCCCTGCTGGCCATCGCCCATGCGATCGGCGCGTACCCGGAGCGGGTGCCGGGTTGCCTGGTCGGCCGGCTCAACGGCTCGGACTTCGCGCTCTGGCTGCCGGCGGCCGGCGTGGCGCAGGACTGCGCCCAGGCGCTGGCCGAAGGCCTCAAGGCCAGCCTGCCGGCTTTCGGCAACGGTATCCAGGTTGCGCTGGGCGCGGCCGAGCTGCCGCGTGCGCGCGGCTCCAGCGCCTGGTTCGCCGCCGCCGATGCGGCGCTGGCGCGGGCCGAGGCCCAAAGCGGCTTTGCGGTCGAAAGCTCGACCGAGCACCTGCCCGAATCGATGCTGCAGGGCGAGCGGGCCTGGCGCCAGCAGATTGCCGATGCGCTGCAGGGCCGCCGCGCGCGCTTGCAGGAATTCCCGGTGCTGGACCGCCACGGCGCCCTGCTGCATCTGGAATGCCCGCTGCAGCTGCAGCTGGATCCGACGGCGGGCTTCGAGCCCGCAGCCCGCTGGCTGCCGCTGGCCACCCGCAGCCGCCTGACGGCCGATGTGGACCTGCTGGCCGTGAGCCTGGCGTTGGAAGCGATTGCCCGCGACGGAATGCTCCGCTGCGTCAACCTGGCACCGGCTTCCCTGCAGGACGGCAGCTTCATCGCCCGCCTGCGCGAGCTGGTGCTGCAGGCGCCTTCGGCGGCGCGCAAGCTGGGCGTGGAGCTGGGCGAGAGCGCGGCTGTCCAGCAGTTCGAACTCTTGCAGGAACTGGGTCGCCAGCTGCGGCCGCTGGGCGTCAAGCTGGGCCTGGAGCATTGCGGCGCCGGCCTCACCCAGGTCGAGCGGCTTTACCAGGCCGGCCTGGATTTCGTAAAGCTGGACATCTCGGTGCTGGCCGGCGTCTCGGACGACGCGGCCCGCGCCGCCTTCGTGCGCGGCATGGTCATCATGCTGCGCAGCCTGGTGCTAAAGGTCTACGGCGAGGGCCTGCAGCAGGCCATGGACGTACAGGCCCTTTGGGACTGCGAGCTGGACGGCGTGACCGGCCCCTGGGCCACGGCCCAGGCCCGCGAATCCCGCGAGTCGCCCTGA
- a CDS encoding transglutaminase-like cysteine peptidase, with amino-acid sequence MLAARGFLWLRSLLLHGLLWLAVAPAWALDAAKLMEAAARLGPGGPAEAQALLMTIDKARPLDDEQRLVQINRYINRRIAFYSDQEAWGQADYWASPLESLIKGKGDCEDYAIAKYFSLVSAGVAESRLRMVYVRAMLGGRPEAHMVLAYYAQPEAVPLILDNLQGEVKPASQRPDLAPVFSFNAEGLWQGVGQRSAGDPLARLSLWRDLLAKVRAEGF; translated from the coding sequence TTGCTCGCTGCGCGTGGATTTTTATGGCTGCGTTCCCTGCTGCTCCACGGCCTGCTCTGGCTGGCCGTGGCGCCGGCCTGGGCGCTTGACGCAGCCAAGCTGATGGAAGCGGCGGCACGCCTGGGTCCGGGAGGCCCGGCCGAGGCCCAGGCGCTGCTGATGACCATAGACAAGGCCAGGCCGCTCGACGATGAGCAGCGCCTGGTCCAGATCAACCGCTACATCAACCGGCGCATCGCCTTCTACAGCGATCAGGAAGCCTGGGGCCAGGCCGACTACTGGGCCAGTCCGCTGGAAAGCTTGATCAAGGGCAAGGGCGATTGCGAGGACTACGCGATCGCCAAGTACTTCAGCCTGGTGTCGGCCGGCGTGGCCGAGAGCAGACTGCGCATGGTCTATGTGCGGGCCATGCTGGGCGGCCGGCCCGAGGCTCACATGGTGTTGGCCTACTATGCGCAGCCGGAGGCGGTGCCGCTGATTCTGGACAATCTGCAGGGCGAGGTGAAGCCGGCTTCGCAGCGGCCCGACCTGGCGCCGGTGTTCAGCTTCAATGCCGAGGGCCTGTGGCAGGGCGTGGGCCAGCGCAGCGCCGGCGACCCGCTGGCCCGGCTCTCGCTGTGGCGTGACCTGCTGGCCAAGGTCCGGGCCGAGGGATTCTGA
- a CDS encoding HDOD domain-containing protein, whose product MKTQAIREEIDTARSGGALRQIVIPPCPELLARLQQAMAQAEPDLNEVARIATADVAMSATLLRTANSPLYKAEGQPCSTVGQAMNRLGLRETAAILTGFLVRNAIPVNSPQLARFWERSTKRAIAMDFIARQLPGLSPELAYTFGLFCHVGMPVLLQSVRGYGSTMVEAGARIDRPYIATENANHRTDHAVVGALVVRAWNMAPELMAAIRLHHDFVSLGDGSIEAEIHTLVAAGLVAEQLMRAHEGLVPDADWALHSARALDWLQVGAEELELWDEQLRPMLDEA is encoded by the coding sequence ATGAAAACCCAAGCCATCCGAGAAGAAATCGACACCGCACGCAGTGGCGGTGCCCTGCGGCAGATCGTCATCCCGCCCTGCCCCGAGCTGCTGGCCCGCCTGCAGCAGGCCATGGCCCAGGCCGAGCCCGACCTGAACGAGGTCGCCCGCATCGCCACCGCCGACGTGGCCATGTCGGCCACGCTTTTGCGCACTGCCAACAGCCCGCTCTACAAGGCCGAGGGCCAGCCCTGCTCCACCGTGGGCCAGGCGATGAACCGGCTGGGTCTGCGCGAGACCGCCGCCATCCTGACCGGCTTCCTGGTCCGCAATGCCATCCCGGTGAACAGCCCGCAGCTGGCGCGCTTCTGGGAGCGCTCGACCAAGCGCGCCATCGCCATGGACTTCATCGCCCGCCAGTTGCCGGGCCTGTCGCCCGAGCTGGCCTACACCTTCGGACTGTTCTGCCATGTGGGCATGCCGGTGCTGCTGCAGAGCGTGCGGGGCTATGGCTCGACCATGGTCGAGGCCGGCGCCCGCATCGACCGGCCCTACATCGCGACCGAGAACGCCAACCACCGCACCGACCATGCCGTGGTCGGTGCCCTGGTCGTGCGGGCCTGGAACATGGCGCCCGAGCTGATGGCCGCGATCCGGCTGCACCACGACTTCGTCTCGCTCGGCGACGGCAGCATCGAGGCCGAGATCCACACCCTGGTGGCCGCCGGCCTGGTGGCCGAGCAGCTGATGCGCGCCCACGAAGGCCTGGTGCCCGATGCCGACTGGGCCCTGCACAGCGCCAGGGCGCTGGACTGGCTGCAGGTCGGCGCCGAGGAGCTGGAGCTCTGGGACGAGCAGCTCAGGCCGATGCTGGACGAAGCCTGA
- a CDS encoding cache domain-containing protein — translation MPSTFHRILLLLTLPLTALAEPLPRSDEADAHRLMDQAQAYFKQHGMARSIAEFNRLDSPFNVKSDINPKGDLYLYSLTRSGYQSVHGKNPKIRGKVMLDMRDADGIFLIRELVKACFESREGRGWVSYKWPHPLTKTVEAKRGYVQRVPGEPDFCLGTGIYVSR, via the coding sequence ATGCCATCCACCTTCCATCGCATCTTGCTCCTGTTGACCTTGCCGTTGACAGCGCTGGCCGAACCGCTGCCGCGCAGCGATGAAGCCGATGCCCATCGGCTGATGGACCAGGCCCAGGCCTACTTCAAGCAGCATGGCATGGCGCGTTCGATCGCCGAGTTCAACCGGCTGGACAGTCCGTTCAACGTCAAGAGCGACATCAATCCCAAGGGCGACCTCTACCTGTACAGCCTGACCCGCAGCGGCTACCAGTCAGTGCATGGCAAGAACCCCAAGATCCGCGGCAAGGTCATGCTGGACATGCGTGACGCCGATGGCATCTTCCTGATCAGAGAGCTGGTCAAGGCCTGCTTCGAATCGCGCGAGGGCCGGGGTTGGGTGTCCTACAAATGGCCGCATCCGCTGACCAAGACGGTGGAGGCCAAGCGCGGCTATGTGCAGCGCGTGCCGGGTGAACCCGATTTCTGCCTGGGCACCGGCATCTACGTCTCACGCTAG
- a CDS encoding ATP-binding protein, with amino-acid sequence MLQRLIAVLLENARGVRALVVLLILTVVSMGLAQTWYAVRQDRLQTLATEREHGFTAIHLLAEHARQILDDAEGNLASLARKIDQERGSRPSDDALIRRVLTQAQSFKRTITSFQFVNTRGVASVSSIDYPAYQTDADDRTYVAQLLAHPDNEGSKVGRPFARFYDGEAILPLARNFRTGDGRYQGVLSTDIRLSYFTDFYAHIAQDSHALVGLVSDDGFLIVRAPAVPGEVGAEVSQHPGFAELKSARDQGRFESGGFLGDPAEQRRLVFHQRIADTAVTVIYARDMDEVLAGWRLRSRDRALFTAAVTAFLVLLGALLYRQIGRLHNSRNSLAQSRARLASIFHNSPVPLALLRMADDRVTDANPAFLALFGYRDRDLIGRTPQELGIWADYAERQPYLEQLRADQQLHGYEARLVDRNGAVLQCQISAKVFEADDGALVIFSPVDITAQRAAEGKLHQLELQLRETQKMEAIGTLAGGIAHDFNNILAAILGNVGMARQDLEARHPVRAFLDEINRAALRARNLVQQILTFSRRQPHQLEVQALQPLIEESISLLRATLPARVTLERQVPAEPLYVNANATQLQQVLLNLGTNAWHALGGSTGRIGLGCEATRLEPGSDPRLQALPRGDYVHLWVSDTGMGMAPELLERIFEPFFTTKPVGEGTGLGLAVVHGIVASHGGAILVDSQVGHGTRFHLYLPRQQAPAQTSDPAVANPHHVGGQEHVIYLDDDEVMLLMVERLLQRLGYRVSTFQRAEVALAALAEPGQPVDALITDFNMPDLSGLEVVEQAARLRPGLVLMMSSGFITDELRAGAQRAGVCALLEKQDTLDALPRLLRACLDQRGQAPA; translated from the coding sequence ATGCTTCAGCGTCTGATCGCCGTCCTTCTGGAGAACGCTCGCGGCGTCCGCGCCCTGGTGGTGCTGCTGATACTGACCGTGGTGTCCATGGGCCTGGCCCAGACCTGGTACGCGGTGCGCCAGGACCGGCTGCAGACCCTGGCCACCGAGCGCGAGCATGGCTTCACCGCCATCCACCTGCTGGCCGAGCATGCGCGGCAGATCCTGGACGACGCCGAAGGCAACCTGGCCTCGCTGGCCCGCAAGATCGACCAGGAGCGCGGCAGCCGGCCGTCCGACGACGCGCTGATACGCCGCGTGCTGACCCAGGCCCAGTCCTTCAAGCGCACCATCACCTCGTTCCAGTTCGTCAACACTCGCGGCGTCGCCTCGGTCAGCTCGATCGACTACCCGGCCTACCAGACCGACGCCGACGACCGCACCTATGTCGCCCAGCTGCTGGCCCATCCGGACAACGAGGGCTCGAAGGTCGGCCGGCCCTTCGCCCGCTTCTACGACGGCGAGGCCATCCTGCCGCTGGCCCGCAACTTCCGCACCGGCGACGGCCGCTACCAGGGCGTCCTGAGCACCGACATCCGGCTGTCCTACTTCACCGACTTCTATGCCCACATCGCGCAGGACAGCCATGCGCTGGTGGGCCTGGTCAGCGACGACGGCTTCCTCATCGTCCGCGCGCCGGCCGTGCCGGGCGAGGTGGGTGCCGAGGTCAGCCAGCATCCCGGTTTCGCCGAACTGAAGTCGGCCCGCGACCAGGGCCGCTTCGAATCCGGCGGCTTCCTGGGCGACCCGGCCGAGCAGCGCCGCCTGGTGTTCCACCAACGCATCGCCGACACGGCGGTCACCGTGATCTATGCGCGCGACATGGACGAGGTGCTGGCCGGCTGGCGGCTGCGCAGCCGCGACCGCGCCCTCTTCACCGCCGCGGTGACCGCCTTCCTCGTACTGCTGGGCGCGCTGCTGTACCGGCAGATCGGCCGGCTGCACAACTCGCGCAACTCGCTGGCCCAGAGCCGGGCCCGGTTGGCCAGCATCTTCCACAACTCGCCGGTGCCGCTGGCCCTGCTGCGCATGGCGGACGACCGGGTGACCGACGCGAACCCGGCCTTCCTTGCCCTGTTCGGCTACCGCGACCGCGACCTCATCGGCCGCACGCCGCAGGAGCTGGGCATCTGGGCCGACTATGCCGAGCGCCAGCCCTACCTGGAACAGCTGCGGGCCGACCAGCAGCTCCATGGCTACGAAGCCCGGCTGGTCGACCGCAACGGCGCCGTGTTGCAATGCCAGATTTCGGCCAAGGTCTTCGAGGCCGACGACGGCGCCCTGGTCATCTTCTCACCGGTCGACATCACGGCGCAGCGGGCCGCCGAGGGCAAGCTGCACCAGCTGGAACTGCAGCTGCGCGAGACCCAGAAGATGGAGGCCATAGGCACGCTGGCCGGTGGCATCGCCCATGACTTCAACAACATCCTGGCCGCCATCCTCGGCAATGTGGGCATGGCCCGCCAGGATCTGGAGGCTCGCCATCCGGTGCGCGCCTTCCTGGACGAGATCAACCGCGCCGCGCTGCGTGCCCGCAACCTGGTGCAGCAGATCCTGACCTTCAGCCGGCGTCAGCCGCACCAGCTCGAGGTCCAGGCGCTGCAACCGCTGATCGAGGAATCGATCAGCCTGCTGCGCGCCACCCTGCCCGCGCGCGTCACGCTGGAGCGCCAGGTGCCCGCCGAGCCGCTCTACGTCAATGCCAACGCGACTCAGCTGCAGCAGGTGCTGCTGAACCTCGGCACCAATGCCTGGCATGCACTGGGCGGCAGCACCGGCCGCATAGGCCTGGGCTGCGAGGCCACCCGGCTGGAGCCCGGCTCCGATCCGCGCCTGCAGGCCCTGCCACGCGGCGACTATGTGCACCTGTGGGTGTCCGATACCGGCATGGGCATGGCGCCCGAGCTGCTGGAGCGCATCTTCGAACCCTTCTTCACCACCAAGCCGGTCGGCGAAGGCACGGGCCTGGGCCTGGCCGTGGTGCACGGCATCGTGGCCAGCCACGGTGGCGCCATCCTGGTGGACAGCCAGGTCGGCCACGGGACCCGCTTCCATCTGTACCTGCCGCGCCAGCAGGCGCCGGCGCAAACCTCGGACCCTGCCGTTGCCAACCCCCACCACGTTGGTGGCCAGGAGCATGTGATCTACCTGGACGACGACGAGGTGATGCTGCTGATGGTGGAGCGGCTGCTGCAGCGCCTGGGCTACCGGGTCAGTACCTTCCAGCGGGCCGAGGTCGCGCTGGCGGCCTTGGCCGAACCCGGCCAGCCGGTGGACGCGCTGATCACCGACTTCAACATGCCCGACCTCTCGGGCCTGGAGGTCGTCGAACAGGCGGCGCGGCTGCGGCCTGGCCTGGTCCTGATGATGAGCTCGGGCTTCATCACCGACGAGCTGCGTGCCGGGGCCCAGCGCGCCGGCGTCTGTGCCTTGCTGGAGAAGCAGGACACGCTGGACGCCCTGCCCCGGCTGCTGCGCGCCTGCCTGGACCAGCGAGGCCAGGCGCCGGCCTGA
- a CDS encoding DUF3667 domain-containing protein has product MTGNIELATEALAQAVVADEMGRGEPGQGAAGHSAQACANCGATLTGRFCQHCGQAAHVHRSLLHMFEELLHGILHFDTKAWRTLPALVLRPGRLTRGYIDGQRASHVSPLALYLFMIFVMFMTFSLTSSEDSVKLGDGTVVTSSEVGLQRIDEKLASSRERLQRLEAQAVERGASANGAERLDGEIKREKERIDGLERTRLALELGAKPKLTGEDGKAATQAPQSREADVKRNLEKNLPFLATPTLIKKLAHAMDNQELALYKIKSASSKFAILLMPISLPFVWLLFLFRRQFTMFDHAVFLLYSLSFMCLLLSGIAVAGALGLPAVAALLVIFAPPVHMYAQLKGTYRLGWLAATWRTVALLFVALLCSLLYILLVMFISM; this is encoded by the coding sequence ATGACCGGGAACATTGAACTGGCGACCGAGGCCCTGGCCCAGGCCGTGGTGGCGGATGAGATGGGGCGCGGCGAGCCGGGCCAAGGCGCGGCCGGCCATTCAGCCCAGGCCTGCGCCAACTGCGGCGCCACGCTGACCGGGCGCTTCTGCCAGCACTGCGGCCAGGCCGCCCATGTGCACCGTTCGCTGCTGCACATGTTCGAGGAGCTGCTGCACGGCATCCTGCATTTCGACACCAAGGCCTGGCGCACCTTGCCGGCCCTGGTCCTGCGTCCGGGGCGTCTGACCCGCGGCTACATCGACGGCCAGCGCGCCAGCCATGTGTCGCCGCTGGCCCTGTACCTGTTCATGATCTTCGTGATGTTCATGACCTTCTCGCTGACCAGCAGCGAGGACAGCGTCAAGCTCGGCGACGGCACGGTGGTGACGAGCAGCGAGGTGGGGCTTCAGCGCATAGACGAGAAGCTGGCCAGCAGCCGCGAGCGCCTGCAGCGCCTGGAGGCCCAGGCCGTGGAACGGGGGGCCTCGGCCAACGGTGCCGAACGGTTGGACGGCGAGATCAAGAGGGAGAAGGAGCGGATCGACGGGCTGGAGCGGACCCGCCTGGCCCTGGAACTGGGCGCCAAGCCCAAGCTCACCGGCGAGGACGGCAAGGCAGCCACCCAGGCGCCGCAGTCGCGCGAAGCCGACGTGAAGCGCAACCTGGAAAAGAACCTGCCCTTCCTGGCCACGCCGACCCTCATCAAGAAGCTGGCCCATGCCATGGACAACCAGGAGCTGGCGCTCTACAAGATCAAGTCGGCCAGTTCCAAGTTCGCCATCCTGCTGATGCCGATCTCGCTGCCCTTCGTCTGGCTGCTGTTCCTGTTCCGGCGCCAGTTCACCATGTTCGACCACGCGGTCTTCCTGCTGTACTCGCTGTCCTTCATGTGCCTGCTGCTGTCGGGCATCGCGGTGGCCGGCGCGCTGGGGCTCCCGGCCGTGGCCGCGCTGCTGGTGATCTTCGCGCCGCCAGTGCATATGTACGCCCAGCTCAAGGGCACCTACCGCCTCGGCTGGCTGGCCGCAACCTGGCGAACCGTGGCCCTGCTGTTCGTGGCCCTGCTGTGCTCGCTGCTCTACATCTTGCTGGTGATGTTCATCAGCATGTGA